One segment of Primulina tabacum isolate GXHZ01 chromosome 14, ASM2559414v2, whole genome shotgun sequence DNA contains the following:
- the LOC142524469 gene encoding LOW QUALITY PROTEIN: cytochrome P450 77A2-like (The sequence of the model RefSeq protein was modified relative to this genomic sequence to represent the inferred CDS: deleted 1 base in 1 codon) has protein sequence MDSLSSSPVSPYYHLIFTASAFFLSGLIFLVMYKSKSKAKKLNLPPGPPGWPVVGNLFQVAGSGKQFFQYVRDLLPEYGPIFTLKMGTRTMIIISSADLAYEALIVKGQIFASRPRENPTRTIFSCNKFTVNASLYGPVWRSLRRNLVQNGLSASRVKEFRNAREMAMEKLIDRLKNEAVANNGAVWVLKNARFAVFCILLSMCFGVEMDEEMIEKVDQMMKTVLIVLDPRLDDYLPLLSPFFSKQRKRVHEVRQQQIETLVPLIEKRRQAIRNPELHKNAASFSYLDTLFDLKIEDRKSSPSNAELVTLCSEFLNGGTDTTGTAIEWAVARLIENPKIQSRLYEEIKSTVGENRKVDEKDIEKMPYLNAVVKELLRKHPPTYFSLTHAVTEPAKLAGYDIPTNANVEFFLPGISEDPKLWSDPEKFNPDRFFSGREEADITGVTGVKMMPFGVGRRICPGLSMASVHVNLMLARMVQEFEWSGYPDENGKLDLSEKLEFTVVMKNSLRANIKPRAQ, from the exons ATGGATTCCCTCTCGTCTTCCCCCGTTTCTCCATACTACCATCTCATTTTCACGGCTTCGGCTTTCTTTCTCTCCGGTTTGATTTTCTTGGTTATGTATAAGTCCAAGTCCAAGGCCAAGAAGCTGAACTTACCACCGGGACCACCGGGATGGCCGGTCGTGGGCAACTTGTTTCAGGTAGCGGGGTCGGGGAAGCAATTCTTTCAATACGTTCGCGACCTTTTACCTGAATATGGTCCCATTTTTACTTTGAAAATGGGGACAAGAACCATGATTATAATCAGCAGTGCCGATTTAGCTTACGAAGCTTTGATTGTGAAGGGTCAGATCTTTGCCAGCCGGCCGAGGGAAAACCCAACGAGGACAATCTTCAGTTGCAACAAATTCACCGTCAATGCCAGCCTCTACGGCCCTGTGTGGAGATCCCTACGGCGGAACTTGGTGCAGAACGGGCTTAGCGCCTCCAGGGTGAAAGAATTCCGAAACGCAAGAGAGATGGCCATGGAGAAGCTCATCGACAGGCTGAAGAATGAAGCAGTGGCCAACAATGGCGCAGTTTGGGTTCTCAAAAACGCACGATTCGCCGTGTTCTGTATACTCTTATCCATGTGCTTTGGGGTGGAAATGGACGAGGAAATGATCGAGAAAGTGGATCAAATGATGAAAACTGTGCTGATAGTTCTTGATCCAAGGTTGGACGATTACTTACCCCTTTTAAGCCCATTTTTCTCCAAACAGAGGAAAAGGGTACACGAAGTGAGGCAACAACAGATCGAAACTCTAGTCCCGCTAATCGAGAAGCGCCGCCAAGCAATTCGAAACCCAGAATTGCACAAAAACGCCGCTTCATTTTCATACCTCGACACCCTATTCGACCTCAAAATCGAGGACCGCAAATCATCCCCGTCGAACGCGGAGCTCGTGACCCTCTGCTCCGAGTTCTTGAACGGCGGCACCGATACCACCGGCACAGCCATCGAATGGGCTGTGGCTAGACTCATCGAGAACCCCAAAATCCAATCAAGGTTGTACGAGGAGATCAAGTCCACAGTCGGAGAAAAC AGGAAAGTGGACGAGAAAGATATCGAAAAGATGCCGTATCTCAACGCTGTCGTAAAGGAGCTCTTGCGCAAGCACCCCCCAACCTATTTTTCACTAACTCATGCAGTTACCGAACCCGCAAAGCTAGCCGGGTATGATATCCCAACGAATGCAAATGTTGAGTTCTTTCTACCGGGTATCTCGGAGGATCCGAAGCTATGGTCCGACCCAGAGAAATTCAACCCCGACAGATTCTTTTCGGGCCGAGAGGAGGCCGATATAACAGGCGTGACAGGTGTAAAGATGATGCCTTTCGGCGTCGGGCGTAGGATCTGCCCCGGTTTGAGCATGGCCTCGGTCCACGTGAATTTGATGTTGGCCCGAATGGTGCAAGAATTCGAGTGGTCGGGTTACCCGGATGAAAATGGTAAATTGGATCTTAGTGAGAAGCTGGAGTTCACGGTTGTGATGAAAAATAGCCTGAGGGCAAATATCAAGCCAAGGGCACAATAG